The Halovivax ruber XH-70 genome includes the window CGCCGGTCCTCGACGTCTACGTCAACGACGCGTTCGCCGCAGCCCACCGATCCCAGCCCTCGATCGTTGGATTCCCGCACGTTCTTCCGAGCTACGCCGGTCAGGTCATGGAACGGGAACTCGCTGTCTTAGACGACATCGAATCGACGACATGCCCGCGAACCTACGTCCTCGGCGGCGCGAAAGTGTCGGGGTCGATCGACGCTGCCCGTGACGTACTCGAACGTGATCTCGCCGATACGGTCCTCACCGCCGGCGTGGTCGGCAACGTCTTTCTCGTCGCCGACGATCACGACGTCGGGAAGGCGAGTACCGACTTCATCTACGACCAGGGCTACTGGGACGAGATCGACCGCGCGGCCGCTCTCCTCGAGGAGTACGGCGATCGGATCGAGTACCCACGCGACGTGGCCGTCGAACGCAACGGCGACCGAGTCGAACTTCCCGTCGGCGAGATGCCGCCGGCTGACGACGAGCCAGCGATGGACGTCGGCACGGAGACCCTCGCAGCGTACGAGGAGATCCTCGAAGAATCGGAGACGGTCATCCTCAACGGGCCCGCTGGCGTCTACGAGAACGAGACGTTCGCCGAGGGAACCCAGTCACTGTACCGGGCCGCTGCCACTGTCGAGACGAGCATCGTCGGAGGCGGTGACACGGCCTCGGCGATGAACGCCCTCGGAATCGACGGGTTCACACACGTGAGTACCGGTGGCGGGGCGGCACTCGCGCTACTCACCGGCGACACCCTGCCCGCCGTCTGCGCCCTCGACAATGCCCCAGTATCCTGAGCCAGTCGTCGAATTTGCGTCTGGAACTGACGTCGATCAGGTCCTCGAGTGCTGGCTCCGACTGGCCGACGAACAACGCGCACACGGCTCTGCGGTCCACGTCGACGACAACCGAGAACCGATGCGACAGATTCTGTCGGCACAACAGGTCGCGAACGGCCTCCTCGTCGCGAGGGTGGGCGACGAGATCGTTGGCTTCGTGACCTTCACCGTCGAGACCGAGACGGTCGCCGTCGACCCAACGCGTGGCCTCCTCACGAATATCTGGGTCGACCCGGCCCACCGCAACGAAGGGATCGGCACAGCGTTACTCGATGCAGCCGAAACGGAACTCGCCGACCGGGGGGCCGACGTCTGCCGACTCGAAGTACTGGAGGACAACGAATCAGCTCGCCGATTCTATCGCGACCACGACTACGAATCGCGCCGCCGGATCATGGAACGGTCACTTCGAGCGCGAGAGAAAAACGATACACACTCAAAGGGTGACGGCTAAGGCCGGAGTGACGACCGAAAACGCGCCAGGGGAGCATGGGCGGTTCATGCACTCGACTTGTAATCGAGACTTCGTGGGTTCAAATCCCACCCCTGGCTTCGGACTTTACGTTCAAAGCTAGTCTCCCTGTAGTCAGCCAGTTGAACGGAGCGGCCCTTGAATCGACTGTCGAATCGAGACGGTTCATCAGCCGATACGGATGAAGAGCAGCTCCTACTTTAATCAGCTCCCAAGATAGTCCAGATATGGACTATTTAACGTATTATGGGATATAATTGGACAATCTCGGTAGCTTTATCAGTCGTGGCGGGTTGGATCGATGCAATGCTGGTTTCAGCGGATCGATCAGCGGGGGTGGAGGAGTCACTGAGCGTCTCGATCGTCAGTGCGATTGCGAACGCGGAAGGCGTGGACCCGACGGCCATCCGTCCGCCGGAGTACGAAGCGCTCTATCACGTGTGTAATCCCGATGCACTGGAGTCACTGTTCTCGTACGACGACGATGCAACGCCAGGATCGGTTCAATTCGAGTTCTGTGGGTACGACGTCACCGTCACCAGTGATGGATCGGTGTCCGTCTCTGACCCGGGGTCAGAGTAATCGAGTTCGACACGATCAGCTCTCGACTGACGACTAGTCCGTCGTCGAGTGAGCGTCGCGGAAGATCGTTTCGTCGAGTCGAGTCGTCACTTCGGTCGCGATGGGTTCGAGATTGATCGTGTCGGCCTGATTGTACTCGACGAGCGTCTCGAGGGCGGACTCACTCCCTCGTTCGTACTCGTGCCAGAGGCGAACGGCGTCGCGGCCGGAGATGTCCGGCCGATCCCGCTCGATACCGAGGGTGTGTTCGACGTCGGAGAG containing:
- a CDS encoding phosphoglycerate kinase, which encodes MIATLDDLDAAGTVVGLRVDINSPVDADGRLLDDSRIRAHVGTISSLLERNARVALLAHQGRPGGDSFTTLEPHADRLNELLDAPVEYVDETHGTSARAAIADLTDGTCVVLENTRFYSEEYMEFDSADAATTHLVERLAPVLDVYVNDAFAAAHRSQPSIVGFPHVLPSYAGQVMERELAVLDDIESTTCPRTYVLGGAKVSGSIDAARDVLERDLADTVLTAGVVGNVFLVADDHDVGKASTDFIYDQGYWDEIDRAAALLEEYGDRIEYPRDVAVERNGDRVELPVGEMPPADDEPAMDVGTETLAAYEEILEESETVILNGPAGVYENETFAEGTQSLYRAAATVETSIVGGGDTASAMNALGIDGFTHVSTGGGAALALLTGDTLPAVCALDNAPVS
- a CDS encoding GNAT family N-acetyltransferase, which encodes MPQYPEPVVEFASGTDVDQVLECWLRLADEQRAHGSAVHVDDNREPMRQILSAQQVANGLLVARVGDEIVGFVTFTVETETVAVDPTRGLLTNIWVDPAHRNEGIGTALLDAAETELADRGADVCRLEVLEDNESARRFYRDHDYESRRRIMERSLRAREKNDTHSKGDG
- a CDS encoding HalOD1 output domain-containing protein, with protein sequence MLVSADRSAGVEESLSVSIVSAIANAEGVDPTAIRPPEYEALYHVCNPDALESLFSYDDDATPGSVQFEFCGYDVTVTSDGSVSVSDPGSE